A genomic segment from Sphingomonas astaxanthinifaciens DSM 22298 encodes:
- a CDS encoding protein-disulfide reductase DsbD family protein, with translation MLRLLALLLLFLASPAAAQLGTGTAHMRPELVAEGPAVPGREVELAILMTPEPGWHGYWENPGDAGKAMTVAWDLPPGASAGPLRYPVPTRLTIAGLMNYVFKGPYAVLVRLKVPADARGTLPIRATLDYLVCTDEVCVPERGSVALNLSVGEGARDARFDEWRAKVPRPIGAGAHYAVSGQSLAIAIPLPSAVGVGQPYFFPISDNVVRYADAQRFRRSGDTLVAELPLSGAPTGAVAGVIDLGNGRALQVEATPGPVPEGGREIGASEPWRVLLIAFVGALAGGLILNLMPCVFPILALKALALARAGGEERHARMDALGYTAGAVVGTGALGAVLLAIRAGGSAAGWAFQLQDPRTVLVLALLATAITLNLLGLFKLPVLGGDSNPRGGFATGALAAFVATPCAGPFMGAALGTALLLPAAGALLVFAGLGLGLALPFLLLAYIPALRRRLPRPGPWMIRLQRLLAVPMALSAAAAFWLLWRQGGGTLLLIGLAIAAVLILPLVAVGRLQHRGRRAWPVGLAAAVASLAATVIVPAAAPVAARSVGGADAWSEAKVASARAQGRPVFVYFTADWCLSCKVNEASTIERDSVRDALKAANAEVLRADWTDADPVITRFLDSRGRAAIPLYLWYAPGAAEPEELPQVLTPAMLIERAGRAATSRPKG, from the coding sequence ATGCTTCGCCTGCTTGCCCTGTTGCTGTTGTTCCTCGCGTCACCGGCCGCCGCCCAGCTCGGCACCGGCACGGCGCACATGCGTCCCGAACTGGTCGCCGAGGGGCCCGCCGTGCCGGGCCGCGAGGTCGAGCTCGCGATCCTCATGACCCCGGAACCCGGCTGGCACGGCTATTGGGAAAATCCGGGCGACGCGGGCAAGGCGATGACGGTCGCATGGGACCTCCCGCCGGGCGCGAGCGCGGGGCCGCTGCGCTACCCCGTCCCGACCCGGCTCACCATCGCGGGCCTGATGAACTATGTGTTCAAGGGCCCTTATGCGGTCCTTGTCCGGCTCAAGGTGCCGGCCGATGCGAGGGGCACGCTGCCGATCCGGGCGACCCTCGACTATCTCGTGTGTACCGATGAGGTCTGCGTCCCCGAGCGCGGCTCGGTCGCGCTCAATCTGTCGGTCGGCGAGGGGGCGCGCGACGCGCGATTCGACGAATGGCGCGCCAAGGTCCCGCGGCCCATCGGGGCGGGCGCGCATTACGCGGTGTCGGGCCAGTCGCTCGCGATCGCGATCCCGCTTCCGTCGGCGGTCGGAGTCGGCCAGCCCTATTTCTTCCCGATCAGCGACAATGTCGTGCGCTATGCCGACGCGCAGCGCTTCCGCCGGTCGGGCGACACTCTGGTCGCCGAGCTGCCGCTGAGCGGCGCGCCGACCGGCGCAGTGGCGGGCGTGATCGACCTCGGCAACGGCCGCGCCTTGCAGGTCGAAGCTACGCCGGGGCCGGTGCCCGAGGGTGGGCGCGAGATCGGGGCGAGCGAGCCCTGGCGGGTGCTGCTGATCGCGTTCGTCGGCGCGCTGGCGGGCGGTCTCATCCTCAATCTCATGCCCTGCGTCTTCCCGATTCTCGCCCTGAAGGCGCTGGCGCTGGCCCGCGCGGGCGGCGAGGAGCGTCACGCCCGGATGGATGCGCTCGGTTACACCGCGGGAGCGGTGGTCGGGACCGGCGCGCTCGGCGCGGTGCTGCTGGCGATCCGCGCGGGCGGAAGCGCGGCCGGATGGGCCTTCCAGCTCCAGGACCCGCGCACCGTGCTGGTGCTGGCGCTGCTGGCGACCGCGATCACGCTCAATCTCCTCGGCCTCTTCAAGCTGCCGGTGCTCGGCGGCGACAGCAACCCGCGCGGTGGCTTCGCGACCGGCGCGCTCGCCGCCTTCGTCGCCACGCCCTGCGCCGGGCCGTTCATGGGCGCGGCGCTGGGGACGGCGCTGCTGCTTCCGGCCGCGGGCGCGCTGCTGGTCTTCGCGGGGCTGGGCCTCGGGCTGGCGCTGCCGTTCCTGCTGCTCGCCTACATTCCCGCGTTGCGGCGGCGTCTACCGAGGCCGGGTCCGTGGATGATCCGACTCCAGCGCCTGCTCGCCGTGCCGATGGCCCTGTCGGCGGCGGCGGCTTTCTGGCTCCTGTGGCGGCAGGGCGGAGGGACCCTGCTGCTGATCGGACTCGCCATCGCGGCGGTCCTCATCCTGCCTCTCGTCGCGGTCGGTCGGCTCCAGCACCGCGGCAGGCGCGCCTGGCCGGTCGGGCTCGCCGCTGCGGTCGCCTCGCTGGCGGCGACCGTGATCGTGCCTGCGGCCGCGCCGGTCGCGGCGCGCAGCGTCGGTGGTGCCGACGCGTGGAGCGAGGCGAAGGTCGCTTCCGCGCGGGCCCAGGGCCGGCCGGTGTTCGTCTATTTTACCGCCGACTGGTGCCTGAGCTGCAAGGTCAACGAGGCGAGTACGATCGAGCGCGACAGCGTGCGCGACGCGCTGAAGGCGGCTAATGCCGAGGTCCTCCGCGCCGACTGGACCGACGCCGACCCGGTCATCACCCGCTTCCTCGACAGTCGCGGGCGCGCCGCGATCCCGCTCTACCTCTGGTATGCGCCGGGTGCGGCCGAGCCCGAGGAATTGCCGCAGGTGCTGACGCCCGCGATGCTGATCGAGCGGGCGGGCAGGGCCGCTACTTCGCGCCCGAAGGGCTGA
- a CDS encoding amidohydrolase, with translation MRTNLAPLAAALLLGAASPATADLLVTNVKGVRATPDRKIERFTGLLVGDDGKVKRVLNGETFRLPAGTRVLNGGGRTLLPGLIDAHGHVMGYGMALGQLDLTGTRSLAELQQRLRDYAAANPTLPWIIGRGWNQELWADKRFPTNADLDGIVKGRPVWLERVDGHASVANSAAMTAAGVTDATPAPNGGRIEQGLFTDAATDLVARAIPAPTPEMRREALLRAQTALLSRGLTAVADMGTSPEEWAVMKGGVARGELSIRIMSYAAGGQALSALRRTEARGWQANDRLGLLGVKLYADGALGSRGAWLKAPYADAPGVRGLPLLTPAQLRAEIKAAGPFQVAVHAIGDAANAMVLSAYEANGARVGDKRWRVEHAQILDVADLGRFARDRVIASMQPTHQTSDRLMAEARLGPTRLGGAYAWQTIEKSGARLALGSDFPVEDPAPFPGLAAAVSRQGLDDQPAGGWRPWEKLTLGQALAGFTRDAAWAGFAESKFGALEPGQWADFILVDRDPVAARPHDLARTKVQQTWIAGKMVWSVSPSGAK, from the coding sequence ATGCGAACAAACCTTGCCCCGCTTGCCGCTGCCCTCCTGCTCGGTGCCGCGAGCCCCGCGACCGCCGATCTCCTCGTCACCAACGTGAAGGGTGTCCGCGCAACCCCCGACCGGAAGATCGAGCGTTTCACCGGCCTGCTGGTTGGCGACGACGGCAAGGTAAAGCGGGTCCTTAACGGCGAAACCTTCCGCCTGCCGGCCGGAACGCGAGTCCTGAACGGCGGCGGACGCACCTTGCTCCCCGGGCTGATCGACGCGCACGGCCACGTCATGGGCTATGGCATGGCGCTGGGACAGCTCGACCTCACGGGCACCCGCAGCCTCGCCGAACTGCAGCAGCGGCTGCGCGATTATGCCGCGGCCAATCCCACCCTGCCCTGGATCATCGGCCGCGGCTGGAACCAGGAATTGTGGGCCGACAAGCGCTTTCCCACCAACGCCGACCTCGACGGGATCGTGAAGGGTCGCCCGGTCTGGCTCGAGCGCGTCGACGGCCACGCCAGCGTCGCCAATTCGGCGGCGATGACCGCAGCCGGCGTCACCGACGCCACCCCCGCGCCCAATGGCGGCCGGATCGAGCAGGGTCTCTTCACCGATGCCGCCACCGACCTCGTCGCGCGGGCCATCCCGGCGCCGACCCCGGAAATGCGGCGCGAGGCGCTGTTGCGGGCCCAGACCGCGCTCCTCTCGCGCGGCCTCACCGCCGTCGCCGACATGGGAACCTCGCCCGAGGAATGGGCCGTGATGAAAGGCGGGGTCGCGCGCGGCGAACTCAGCATCCGGATCATGAGCTATGCGGCAGGCGGCCAGGCGCTGTCCGCGCTGCGCAGGACCGAGGCCAGGGGCTGGCAGGCGAACGACCGCCTCGGCCTGCTCGGGGTCAAGCTTTACGCCGATGGCGCGCTGGGTTCGCGCGGCGCGTGGCTCAAGGCGCCTTATGCCGACGCCCCGGGGGTGCGCGGGCTCCCCCTCCTCACCCCCGCCCAGCTTCGCGCCGAGATCAAGGCGGCCGGTCCGTTCCAGGTCGCCGTCCATGCCATCGGCGACGCCGCCAACGCCATGGTGCTGTCGGCCTATGAAGCGAACGGCGCGCGCGTCGGCGACAAGCGCTGGCGGGTCGAGCATGCGCAGATCCTCGACGTCGCCGACCTCGGCCGCTTCGCCCGCGACCGGGTGATCGCCTCGATGCAGCCCACCCACCAGACCAGCGACCGGCTGATGGCCGAAGCGCGGCTGGGGCCGACGCGGCTGGGCGGCGCTTATGCGTGGCAGACCATCGAGAAGAGCGGCGCGAGGCTTGCGCTCGGCTCGGACTTCCCGGTCGAGGATCCCGCCCCCTTCCCCGGCCTTGCCGCGGCGGTCAGTCGGCAGGGCCTGGACGATCAGCCCGCGGGCGGCTGGCGGCCGTGGGAGAAACTGACTCTCGGCCAGGCGCTCGCCGGCTTCACCCGCGATGCCGCCTGGGCAGGCTTCGCGGAAAGCAAGTTCGGCGCGCTCGAGCCCGGACAATGGGCCGACTTCATCCTCGTCGACCGGGATCCGGTCGCGGCCAGGCCGCACGACCTTGCGCGGACCAAGGTCCAGCAGACCTGGATCGCCGGCAAGATGGTCTGGTCGGTCAGCCCTTCGGGCGCGAAGTAG
- a CDS encoding threonine ammonia-lyase, which produces MTPPTIADIRAAADRIEGAVLKTPFLLGRTLSEIIGAEVWLKFENLQFTAAYKERGALNKLLQLSEDERRRGVIAASAGNHAQAVAYHGRRLGIPVTIVMPVHTPLMKVAQTQEHGARVVLIGERFDDAYAHAREMEAAEGLVFVHPFDDPAIVAGTGSIALEMLAEVPDLDTLVVPIGGGGLISGMAIAARSVNPDIEIVGVEAELYPSMKNVVEGGSGAIGGDTLAEGIAVKEPGRLTRAIIKEHVDRIELVEEKDLEHAVALLVGIEKTVVEGAGAAGLALLLAKPDQFKGKRVGTVLCGGNIDTHLLANVLIRELVRCGRIARLRVGAQDRPGALAAITACFHAAEVNIIEVKHQRIFSKLPAKDTIIEVECEARDAQAIDALVERLEAKGFVVERAALD; this is translated from the coding sequence ATGACACCGCCGACCATCGCCGACATCCGCGCCGCCGCTGACCGCATCGAGGGTGCGGTCCTCAAGACCCCGTTCCTGCTGGGCCGAACCTTGTCCGAGATCATCGGTGCCGAGGTCTGGCTGAAGTTCGAGAACCTGCAGTTCACCGCCGCCTACAAGGAGCGGGGCGCGCTCAACAAGTTGCTTCAGCTGAGCGAGGACGAGCGTCGCCGCGGCGTGATCGCCGCAAGCGCGGGCAATCACGCGCAGGCGGTCGCCTATCACGGAAGGCGGCTCGGGATTCCGGTGACGATCGTGATGCCGGTCCACACCCCGCTGATGAAGGTCGCGCAGACGCAGGAGCATGGCGCCCGCGTGGTGCTGATCGGCGAGCGGTTCGACGACGCTTACGCCCACGCCCGCGAGATGGAGGCGGCCGAGGGGCTGGTGTTCGTCCATCCGTTCGACGACCCTGCCATCGTCGCGGGAACGGGCTCGATCGCGCTCGAGATGCTGGCCGAGGTGCCCGACCTCGATACGCTGGTGGTTCCCATCGGCGGCGGGGGCCTCATCAGCGGCATGGCGATCGCCGCCCGCTCGGTGAACCCGGACATCGAGATCGTCGGGGTCGAGGCCGAACTTTACCCGTCGATGAAGAATGTGGTCGAGGGGGGTTCGGGCGCGATCGGCGGCGACACGCTTGCCGAGGGCATTGCGGTCAAGGAGCCGGGCCGACTTACCCGCGCGATCATCAAGGAGCATGTCGACCGGATCGAGCTGGTCGAGGAAAAGGATCTCGAGCATGCGGTGGCGCTGCTGGTCGGGATCGAGAAGACCGTGGTCGAGGGCGCGGGCGCGGCGGGGCTCGCGCTGCTGCTGGCCAAGCCCGATCAATTCAAGGGCAAGCGCGTCGGCACCGTCCTGTGCGGCGGCAATATCGACACCCACCTCCTCGCCAACGTGCTGATCCGCGAGCTCGTCCGCTGCGGCCGGATCGCGCGGCTGCGGGTCGGCGCGCAGGACCGCCCGGGTGCGCTGGCGGCGATCACCGCCTGCTTCCACGCGGCCGAGGTCAACATCATCGAGGTCAAGCACCAGCGCATCTTCTCGAAGCTCCCGGCCAAGGACACGATCATCGAGGTTGAATGCGAGGCGCGCGATGCGCAGGCCATTGACGCACTGGTCGAGCGCCTGGAGGCGAAGGGCTTCGTGGTCGAGCGGGCGGCGCTCGACTAG